The DNA window CGTGGAGCCAAGAAGATAGctttagaaaatgaaaaacttgATCAGTAAGATAGGAAGATACTATCAGTGACGGTTGACGCTAAATACATAAAGACCACGCCAAAATCCATTGTTAGTATCCAAAAtagttgaaaaaagaaaagtcaggCATTCTACAGATTTGAACTGGCTTAAAACAATATATTAGTCTCTTCTGATCTAATAGTGAACGGCATATCTTGGCTCTTGGTCCTGAGTTTGACAGGAAAGTCAAATTTTTACGTTCTTAAAACTTCAACTCCCTAAGTCATTTCCTGGAAAAGATCCATGCTAatgtacaaaagaaaaaaaaattgtttacaGTGGCTGAAATTGTATAACAATATTATATTCATGTTGTACCTTTAGAATACAAGAACGTCGGCCACTTCAGGGCTGAGCTTCTAGAATTCTATGGTATGTCGTTTTAGGGTAGCATGTTCGTCGGCAACAGAATAGCGTTCCTGTTGCTTAGGAATTGCTTTGAATTTGTTCGATTCCCAAACATAAATTTCTCCCAAACCCTTTTAGTCTTAATATTGGAATGAATAATAGTAGTAAAATAGATGGTTCCCCACATCACATAGTCCTTCCACAGCATACCGGTCCATGTTTGTCTGTTTATTGCTTGTGTTTGTATGATAGCAGAAAGTTCACGCAACTGGGAAATCTTCTCGTTAATTAGATGGCATGCATGCAAGTGGTAGATGAGTGAAAATTAATGATTGATTCCTAGTCAATGTAGAAATCATTCGATGTGAGTATTTGCCAAGTGTTTGATTACATTGTAAATTTCCTGACTGTTAACGCTAATAAAACATGATTGATAACCATGAAAATTAACACTGAAAGTAACGGAGTAGTAGGTGATTTGATAGCATTTAGTCATTTGAGTTCAATAAGTGTGTCTCATATCCAATTACACCGCATAAATTTTACCATCCATCCTTTCCGGGGTATCATTAATTCAAGCCTTTTGGATTAAGCTTTATTACAATAAGATTAGACAACTTTCATTGGCTACAGAGCACGACAATAAGATTAACTTATATTTTTGTTACATACACATATTTCCAATCCTGAAGTAGTACAACGCAAAATGCCAAACTATTTTGGTAATTGTCTGGCATAAATGGGCAACTTGTGACTGATAGCCCATCCTCCATCCAGTTCTCGTCGTCAGTTTCGAAGTTTTTTGGTCAAGTGCCATTCACAAGTGGCCGTAATGACGTTAAATGAGTTTGTACCTCTTATTGTTTTAGTTTAAGTTGTCCCAAAGTATAAATGTAAGATGCAACTTTCAGGAGCACAGAATTTACTTTGCTTTTGTTCATTATTATCTTATAGTTTGTACCTCTTATTGTTTTAGTCTGAACAGTAAAAAGTTGTCCCAAAGCATATTATATTTCATACGCTATGGTACTGGAGAATTACCAAAGGCCACAGATCCTTCTTGTGTAGGCCTGAAATAAAGAATATACTTCTTTGGATGGTGACACAGGAGATAAGAGGGGAGCTAAATTGGCGCAAGTTGTCTTGTTTGCCGGAGTTTAAAAAGagaaaggaggaggagaagaaaacGGAACAAACAACTGTCTAAATTCTCTCAACTTTTGCACTTCCAGAGCTAGAGTACACGGGAAAAAATGTCACCAAGTAAAGGGGGGGAAAAACGGTACTCTTGTTTATAATgatgctaagattttttttaagaaaaaattttttaagAACATCTTCAGCTTTCGACTAAGACTGATACATTCTTGTTGGTCCAGCTGATGCACTGACATAGTTCAATTCAGATGTTCATGTTTGTGTGGGTGGATTCAGGAACTTCAACTTCTCTCGCTGAAACATCTTCACTGCTGCTCTCAAGTACCTCAACTTCCTCTGGTCTGTCAGACGTATTTGTTTTGCTCTCCTGAATTTCATTAGCTTCTTCACTGGAGGACTCACCTGTGGCATCTGTATCACTTACTGAATGAACACTTGATTCTTTGCCtctaaaaattggaaaactgcAACAACATCTTTGACCATAATGTGATGCCGTAGTAGTAAATCTCTGTCCAACTGAGGTCTCTGAGCAGAATAGTGAAAATATGGCTGCTGAACAGATGATTATGAAGAGGCCTCCAAAATTATATGCAGTAAGATTTGGATTGTCTCGATCAATTGAATCAGAGGGATATCCAGGTCCAAGGTTTTTCTGCTCAATTATAGTCATGTTGGGACCTTGGGTTATGTTAAGGATTGCCCTTGAGAAATAACTAACCAGCGGAGAACCAATTGGGAAAGCCTAAATTCAGAAGAACAATGTAATTCCATGTCAACTAAATGGTATCATATACATAACTCACACAATGGCATAAAGAATGCTTGTGTTTAGAAGTTTTAGATATTCAGCAAGAAATTAGATGTGTGATCACTTAAATGGAGCCAATGGTATCAGAAATAGGGCATTTCCAAGACCTCTGGATTAGCATAAGCAAAAGGGGTCATACATAGAAATAGAGGACAAGGAAACTCACGAAACCAAAGCCTTGTGTTTTGTATGTTCGCCCTGCCATCCTGTACTCAGAACCATATCTGTTCAGGAAAAGCTTCATGTAAGGGGACTCAACAACAATGGCATCAATACCACCCTTCCTGCTACCTCGAGACATAGCATCATGATATACCACCCTTCCTGCTACCTCGAGACATAGCATCATGATAGTCCTCGAATCTTCTGTAGCTCCTCAACTTTGACTCGTTCAAGTGCAGTTCATTAATCAAAAATCCTCTGGTGAAAGAACCATGCTGATGACCGACATAATACTCCTCCGAAAATGAAAATTCCAACTGATCAACAGTGAAAATTGACGATAATTTCGCTGTGTAACTTTGCATCAATATGAATGCCACAAATAGCCATACAACTAACACAAACCTTGACCAGTTGTTAGAAACCATATTCCCTGTCAACAACACAATATATGGTCTGGTGATTAAAGCATTTAAGAATTGGTTCATCATCTATTTGTTTATAGAAGTGTAAGGGAAAGCAAAAAGCTTGGAAAGAATTTAGTTGCATTGGAAGATCGTCTTACTTTCAGGAAATGCAAGAGCTGCAATAGGAAAAACGAACAAGCCAACTTGTTGCCCACGGGGCATTGAAGAGCCAGCATCAGTGCTGTTTCTTTGATCACGCTCCATTATTCTGAGAACAACTTCTATGAAGATACATGCTACAATGATGGCCAGCCAAAGATCCCACCTTAAAGGCTTTAAGAAAATCCACATATCTATGCTCATTTTGTTTTTGACAACCATAACAACTCCTGATTCAGTATATGGGAGGGTAAAATCAACAAATGCAGCTCGATCAGCCAGAATTGTTATGTCTCCCACCACAAAATCATATGTCTGCCTTATCAAAGAAATGGAGGAATGTTTCAGATTGTTTCCAATGTTATtcctaaccaaaaaaaaaataaaaatcactGTTTAAACACTGGATATTATACGCATGAACCACACAAACCTGATCAAGTATCTTATGAAGCAGATCAGTGTAACTCCCATTACGATGTCCACTTGCATTCATAAAAGGCACAAACTCATAATCGAGCTTGAAAGGTAATAGCTGCAATGAAGCAATGAACACATCTATAGAAAATCCACTTACTTGAGGCTGATTTGTTAAAGGATCTACTTGTACTTTCACAAATTCAGTGAAACCTTCTTTCTTAGGTACCCCAACTTTAAGTTTTCCACTTGAAGGAATAGCCCAACCTCTTGGTGGTACTAATGTATCTCCTGGCCACATAATTGTTTTGAGTTCTTTTGCGGAAGTTGACCGTAATATTTTGGAAATTCCTCTACTTGGAGTCCAGTATCCAACTGTCCTATCTCCTGTTCCAATCATATTGAATATCTCAAATGCTAAAGGTTTCAGTTCACCATCAACCAGTTCGAATTTCCCACTCAGGCCTGAGAATTTTGTATGGGAGAGTTCAGTCAAAAGCTTCTGGCCAATCTTGGAGATACCTAAATTGGAAATCTCACGTTCATTTTCTCCATGGCTTAGCTGTAGGAGATTAGAGCTCACAGGCAGAAGTTTTTCAATTGCCATTGCTAAGGCTCAGACTGTGTCATATGCCCACAAACCATAGATATTTAGATCCGTCACTGGAATTTCAGGTTTCATCAATAATGCATTCTTTGTCCACCTTTCTTGGAAATCCTTGAGCTTCTTGGACTTAGGTACACAATGCCTTATGCCCAATACACCTTCCAAAGAAGAAGAATCCTCAGAATTTAGGAAGTTGGAGAAACTATCAGTAATGAGCCAGGCATACCCTTCTGTCATCATTCCAGCTTTTCTTGCAAGGTTAAAAAGCCTATATCCGAGTAATGTATTCATGTGCACCAGGAATACCCTGGTTTGCATGGCCATCAATTTTTTTAGTTCTTTTGTAATGTAAACATCATCAGCCGATGTAGAGACAGCACTCGAGTATCCTACACGAATATCAACTTCTTGGAATTCTTTATTTAGCTTAGACATGAATACATTTCCATGGCGATTGTCTTCATAGATAACGACTATGTTATGCCATCCAAATTGTTGGCAAATGGCCGCGAGACCTTTGACTTGGTATAAGTCATCTGGAGACATTCGAACAAAGTAAGAGCTCTTAGTATGGGAAAAGCCTTGGCCCTCTGCAGTAAAGGATATAACAGGCACATGAGCCCTTGCTCCAAGTTCTACAACAAATGCAGATTCAGTCAACGACTCTGGCACCAAAACACCATGCACTTCCTCATTCTTCAGCAATTCTAGAACTGCAATTAATTCACAAACAGAAATTCTAAAGCTGCATTTTATTCACAAAAAATGGGTTTCTATCTATACGTTTAGTAAACACTATTC is part of the Coffea eugenioides isolate CCC68of chromosome 6, Ceug_1.0, whole genome shotgun sequence genome and encodes:
- the LOC113773606 gene encoding glutamate receptor 2.2-like; translation: MAIEKLLPVSSNLLQLSHGENEREISNLGISKIGQKLLTELSHTKFSGLSGKFELVDGELKPLAFEIFNMIGTGDRTVGYWTPSRGISKILRSTSAKELKTIMWPGDTLVPPRGWAIPSSGKLKVGVPKKEGFTEFVKVQVDPLTNQPQLLPFKLDYEFVPFMNASGHRNGSYTDLLHKILDQTYDFVVGDITILADRAAFVDFTLPYTESGVVMVVKNKMSIDMWIFLKPLRWDLWLAIIVACIFIEVVLRIMERDQRNSTDAGSSMPRGQQVGLFVFPIAALAFPERNMVSNNWSRFVLVVWLFVAFILMQSYTAKLSSIFTVDQLEFSFSEEYYVGHQHGSFTRGFLINELHLNESKLRSYRRFEDYHDAMSRGSRKGGIS